One genomic region from Bubalus kerabau isolate K-KA32 ecotype Philippines breed swamp buffalo chromosome 7, PCC_UOA_SB_1v2, whole genome shotgun sequence encodes:
- the LOC129657290 gene encoding dual specificity protein phosphatase 14-like: MSSRGHSTRPRTLTAPRMISEGDLGGIAQITSSLFLGRGSVASNRHLLQARGITCIVNATIEIPNFNWPQFEYVKVPLADMPHAPIGLYFDAVADKIHSVSWKHGATLVHCAAAVSRSAMLCIAYLMKFHSVCLLEAYNWVKAQRPVIRPNIGFWRQLIDYERQLSGKSTVKMV; encoded by the coding sequence ATGAGCTCCAGAGGTCACAGCACGCGCCCCCGGACTCTCACGGCCCCCCGGATGATTTCTGAGGGAGACCTGGGAGGCATTGCGCAGATTACCTCCTCACTCTTCCTGGGCAGAGGCAGCGTAGCCTCCAACCGGCACCTCCTCCAGGCTCGCGGCATCACCTGCATTGTGAACGCTACCATCGAGATCCCCAATTTCAACTGGCCCCAGTTTGAATATGTTAAAGTGCCTCTGGCTGACATGCCTCACGCCCCCATTGGACTGTACTTTGACGCCGTAGCCGACAAGATCCACAGCGTGAGCTGGAAACACGGGGCCACCCTGGTGCACTGTGCCGCGGCGGTCAGCCGCTCGGCCATGCTCTGCATCGCATACCTGATGAAATTCCACAGCGTGTGCCTGCTGGAGGCCTACAACTGGGTGAAAGCCCAGAGGCCCGTCATCAGGCCCAACATCGGCTTCTGGAGGCAGCTGATAGACTACGAGCGCCAGCTTTCTGGGAAGTCGACAGTTAAAATGGTATAG